One part of the Esox lucius isolate fEsoLuc1 chromosome 10, fEsoLuc1.pri, whole genome shotgun sequence genome encodes these proteins:
- the LOC105010185 gene encoding major histocompatibility complex class I-related gene protein — protein sequence MKVFILLIMGIGLLHSVSAATHSLHYVYTATSGIPDFPEFVTVGLVNREPISYYDSIIRTETPRQDWMANNEGSDYWESQTQISNGTEQTFKANIDILKQRFNQTGGVHVVQNMYGCEWDDETGVTDGFEQYGYDGEDFIVFDLKTLTWIAPTPQAFITKNKWDNDRGWIEQTKNYLTQTCIEWLKKYVDYGKSSLMRTVPPSVFLLQRTPSSPVTCHATGFYPSRVMVTWMKDGQEQYEDVEVGETLQNDDGTFQKSVHLTVKPEEWKKNKYQCVVQVSGIKEDFIKDLTEDQIQTNTGFVPANTSDDGSNSSNNTAPKA from the exons ATGAAGGTTTTTATCCTGCTGATCATGGGAATAGGACTTCTTCACAGCGTATCTGCTG CTACACATTCACTGCATTATGTGTACACTGCAACCTCAGGAATACCAGACTTTCCAGAGTTTGTGACTGTTGGGCTGGTGAATAGAGAGCCCATCTCCTACTATGACAGCATCATCCGCACAGAAACTCCCAGACAGGACTGGATGGCAAATAATGAGGGGTCTGACTACTGGGAGAGTCAGACTCAGATCTCCAATGGTACAGAGCAGACTTTCAAAGCCAACATTGATATTCTCAAACAGCGCTTCAATCAGACTGGGG gtgTACATGTTGTCCAGAACATGTATGGCTGTGAATGGGACGATGAGACTGGAGTCACAGATGGTTTTGAGCAGTATGGATATGATGGAGAAGACTTCATCGTATTTGACCTGAAGACATTGACATGGATCGCTCCAACACCACAGGCATTCATCACCAAGAACAAGTGGGACAATGACAGAGGATGGATTGAGCAAACAAAAAACTATCTCACCCAGACCTGTATTGAGTGGCTGAAGAAGTATGTGGACTATGGGAAGAGCAGTCTGATGAGGACAG TCCCTCCATCAGTGTTTCTGCTCCAGAGgaccccctcctctccagtgACCTGCCATGCTACAGGTTTCTACCCCAGTAGAGTCATGGTGACCTGGATGAAAGATGGACAAGAACAGTATGAAGATGTGGAGGTTGGAGAGACTCTCCAGAATGATGATGGAACGTTCCAGAAAAGTGTCCACCTGACAGTGAAGCCTGAGGAGTGGAAGAAAAACAAGTATCAGTGTGTGGTTCAGGTATCTGGTATCAAGGAGGACTTCATCAAGGATCTGACTGAGGATCAGATCCAGACCAACACGG GCTTCGTTCCAGCTAACA CTTCTGATGATGGTTCCAACTCCTCCAACAACACTGCTCCAAAAGCATGA